From Alteromonas sp. RKMC-009, one genomic window encodes:
- a CDS encoding acylase, producing the protein MILLIKFWLVAACCYLPGCSPAPEETTSVEQPAEATGTEIRWDGYGVPHVYGDSAESVFYGFGWAQAESQGDIILRLYGQARAKGAEYWGADYESTDKWLIANGVPERGEKWYQAQEPDFKANLDAFAQGINDYAEAHPEKLDQDVLKVLPVTGTDVVTHAHRLMNFIYVANESKIIGDRAPPVKNGSNTYAVMPSKSKSGNTLLLQNPHLPWASGFFTYYESHLTGPGFEMYGATQVGLPVIRFAFNQNMGISNTVNGMLGATSYLLTLKDDGYVYDGQTLPFETETRHYKVLQEDGSVEEKTLELRQSVHGPVFVRDDGVTIALRVAGLDRPFMLQQYYDMLQAKDFDEFQTIMKRLQIPTFNITYADKAGNIEYLDNGILPKRKQGDLDFWQGLVPGDSSEYLWTEVHTYEELPKVINPDSGFVQNANDPPWLATYPVVYKPEDFPAYVAPKGPMSFRAQGAVKRMAESGKLSFAEFEEMKTSTYSLMAERLLDELLTEARKSDDPEIQQAVTLFENWDKTFSEDSRAGYLFEEWAAQFSGPRPRFSSEANYVEGWSMDKPLSTPYGIKDPAQAVVMLKTAVENTKAKYGRIDPVFGEISRFRILDKDVAGHGGYGNLGAFNVITWVDPDEDGIREPYHGETWISMIEFSTPVKAKGLMAYGNSRQKGSEHYSDQLELLKNEQYRPFLLLRDEIEKNTVNTEHIDGNFDKN; encoded by the coding sequence ATGATACTTTTAATTAAATTCTGGCTGGTTGCAGCCTGCTGTTATCTTCCCGGGTGCTCTCCTGCACCGGAGGAGACCACCTCTGTTGAGCAACCTGCTGAAGCAACCGGCACCGAGATTCGCTGGGACGGATACGGCGTGCCTCACGTTTATGGAGACAGCGCGGAATCGGTATTCTATGGCTTTGGCTGGGCGCAGGCAGAAAGTCAGGGAGATATCATTCTCCGGCTCTATGGCCAGGCGCGAGCAAAGGGGGCGGAGTACTGGGGGGCAGATTATGAGTCCACCGACAAGTGGCTGATTGCCAACGGCGTGCCTGAACGGGGCGAAAAGTGGTATCAGGCTCAGGAGCCGGATTTCAAAGCCAATCTGGATGCGTTTGCACAAGGTATCAACGATTACGCTGAGGCACACCCTGAAAAGCTGGATCAGGACGTGCTGAAAGTGCTTCCGGTAACCGGTACTGATGTGGTGACTCACGCCCACAGGCTGATGAATTTCATCTATGTCGCTAACGAGAGCAAAATCATCGGTGACCGTGCGCCGCCAGTGAAAAACGGCTCCAATACTTATGCGGTGATGCCATCGAAGTCAAAGAGCGGTAATACCCTGTTGCTGCAGAACCCGCATCTGCCTTGGGCATCCGGTTTCTTTACGTATTATGAATCCCACCTGACCGGACCAGGCTTTGAAATGTATGGTGCGACTCAGGTAGGTCTGCCGGTCATCCGCTTTGCCTTCAACCAGAATATGGGCATTTCTAATACTGTGAACGGCATGCTGGGAGCGACTTCCTATTTGCTGACACTCAAAGATGATGGCTATGTGTATGATGGCCAAACGCTGCCGTTTGAAACAGAAACCAGGCACTATAAGGTGCTGCAGGAAGATGGCTCCGTTGAGGAGAAAACACTTGAGCTGAGACAATCTGTGCATGGTCCGGTGTTTGTTCGTGATGACGGTGTGACCATCGCTCTGCGTGTTGCAGGCCTCGACCGCCCCTTTATGCTGCAGCAGTATTACGACATGCTTCAGGCGAAAGACTTTGATGAATTTCAGACCATCATGAAACGCCTGCAAATTCCTACCTTCAACATCACCTACGCGGATAAAGCGGGCAACATCGAGTATCTGGATAACGGTATTCTGCCGAAACGCAAACAGGGAGATTTAGATTTCTGGCAGGGGCTGGTACCCGGCGACAGTTCTGAGTATCTCTGGACCGAAGTGCACACCTATGAAGAACTGCCAAAAGTGATTAACCCTGACAGTGGCTTCGTTCAGAACGCAAACGATCCACCCTGGTTGGCTACCTATCCTGTGGTGTATAAGCCTGAAGACTTCCCTGCTTATGTCGCCCCTAAAGGCCCAATGTCTTTCCGTGCTCAGGGCGCAGTTAAACGTATGGCGGAATCAGGTAAGCTATCTTTTGCTGAGTTTGAGGAAATGAAAACCTCCACATACTCCCTGATGGCGGAGCGTTTGCTGGATGAGCTTCTTACTGAGGCCAGAAAGAGTGACGATCCGGAAATTCAGCAGGCGGTTACCCTGTTTGAGAACTGGGACAAAACCTTCAGCGAAGACAGCCGCGCGGGGTATCTGTTCGAGGAGTGGGCAGCACAGTTTTCCGGTCCGCGACCGCGATTCAGCAGTGAAGCGAATTATGTTGAGGGCTGGAGTATGGACAAGCCGCTGTCTACGCCTTACGGCATCAAGGATCCGGCTCAGGCTGTCGTGATGCTGAAAACGGCTGTTGAGAATACCAAAGCTAAATATGGCAGAATAGATCCGGTATTCGGGGAAATTTCACGCTTCCGCATTCTCGATAAAGACGTTGCCGGTCACGGTGGCTACGGGAACCTTGGGGCGTTTAACGTAATCACCTGGGTCGATCCTGATGAGGATGGTATCCGTGAGCCCTATCACGGTGAAACGTGGATTTCGATGATTGAGTTCTCTACGCCGGTTAAAGCTAAAGGCCTTATGGCTTACGGTAACTCTCGCCAGAAAGGCTCTGAGCATTATTCTGACCAGCTCGAACTGCTGAAAAATGAGCAGTACCGGCCGTTCCTGTTGCTACGGGATGAAATTGAAAAGAATACTGTTAACACAGAGCATATCGACGGTAATTTCGATAAAAATTAG
- a CDS encoding SDR family oxidoreductase, whose translation MSKVVLITGASSGIGEATARKLVAGGHRLIITARSSDKLEKLTDELGSQNVLAVAADATDFEALSKVVKTGVDHFGRLDAVFANAGKGVNAAGTQNGDPEEWDTMVDINIKALLWTAKLTLPHLKETKGHFLLTSSAAGKVSIKGSVYGATKWFAYGFGMNLAEEMKEWQGRCTTICPGMVNTPFFDEPKEDKLQPEDVADAVAFAINADPRNSVREIYLMPAN comes from the coding sequence ATGAGTAAAGTGGTACTGATAACCGGCGCATCCAGTGGCATTGGTGAAGCAACAGCCAGAAAATTAGTTGCCGGTGGCCATAGATTGATTATCACTGCACGAAGTAGCGATAAACTTGAAAAGTTGACCGATGAGCTTGGCTCTCAAAACGTCCTTGCTGTGGCTGCTGATGCCACGGATTTTGAGGCACTTTCAAAGGTAGTAAAAACTGGCGTTGACCATTTTGGACGCCTGGATGCCGTTTTCGCTAATGCCGGCAAGGGTGTGAACGCCGCCGGTACTCAAAATGGTGATCCTGAGGAATGGGATACCATGGTTGATATCAATATTAAGGCTCTGCTCTGGACGGCTAAGCTAACGCTTCCACATCTGAAAGAAACAAAGGGCCATTTCCTGCTCACCAGTTCTGCGGCAGGTAAAGTGTCAATTAAAGGGTCAGTGTACGGAGCGACTAAGTGGTTTGCCTATGGCTTCGGGATGAACCTTGCCGAAGAAATGAAAGAATGGCAGGGCCGGTGCACCACAATATGCCCCGGCATGGTCAATACGCCGTTCTTTGACGAACCCAAAGAAGACAAACTTCAACCTGAAGATGTAGCAGATGCTGTTGCTTTTGCCATCAATGCAGACCCGCGCAATAGTGTACGGGAAATCTATCTGATGCCGGCCAACTGA
- a CDS encoding FKBP-type peptidyl-prolyl cis-trans isomerase: protein MSAEIKYEDVVTGDGREAKKGALITAHYRGQLSDGTEFDSSYEKGRPFQTVLSKNKIIQGWFLGIQGMREGGKRKLWVPAELGYGDRQVGKIPAGSDLYFEIELIEALNRDD, encoded by the coding sequence ATGAGTGCAGAAATTAAGTATGAAGATGTAGTAACAGGAGATGGGCGTGAAGCGAAGAAAGGCGCGTTAATTACTGCCCACTATCGCGGACAGCTGTCAGACGGCACTGAATTTGACTCCTCTTATGAAAAGGGTCGTCCGTTTCAAACCGTACTATCTAAAAATAAAATTATCCAGGGCTGGTTTCTCGGCATTCAGGGTATGCGTGAAGGCGGAAAGCGCAAACTCTGGGTACCAGCGGAACTGGGCTACGGCGACCGGCAAGTCGGCAAAATTCCAGCCGGCAGCGATTTGTATTTTGAAATTGAATTGATCGAAGCGCTTAACCGTGATGATTAA
- a CDS encoding Fic family protein gives MWIWQQPEWPDFTWNADVIEPLLRKVRLNQGILIGKMLSQPVEEKQRMLDTFLANIVHSSAIEGENINAFSVRSSLAAKLGLNEKTPYPTTAQTDGLAEIIVDAIEENEKPLTLERILRWHSLLFSGEDNFLHRIEGGVLRGSSPMQVVSGRLEKPVVHFEAPARIHLEPELSGFISWFNESRDASFPDPIIRAAITHFWFVTIHPFEDGNGRITRLLTDLALAQAENQSVRFYAMSVSILKRRASYYDTLERSQKGTMDITDWVKWFLETLDDTFSQVMCDIEQLIFKSRYWRSVDQSVLNPAQVKVLNKMLDGDFADGVNTTQYHRVAKVSKPTATRHLAFLVEQGCLVKAGGGRSTRYKLSDKFS, from the coding sequence ATGTGGATATGGCAACAACCAGAATGGCCTGATTTTACGTGGAATGCAGATGTCATTGAGCCGCTCCTCCGGAAAGTCAGATTAAATCAGGGAATTCTCATCGGAAAAATGTTGAGCCAGCCTGTCGAAGAAAAACAGCGAATGCTGGACACTTTTCTGGCAAATATTGTCCATTCGAGTGCTATCGAGGGAGAGAATATTAATGCATTTTCCGTAAGATCGTCACTGGCCGCAAAACTGGGACTTAATGAAAAAACGCCTTATCCTACTACAGCGCAGACAGACGGGTTGGCGGAAATCATAGTTGATGCGATTGAGGAGAATGAAAAGCCGTTAACCCTTGAGAGGATTTTACGGTGGCACAGCCTGTTGTTTTCGGGAGAGGATAATTTTCTTCATCGTATTGAGGGGGGAGTGCTCAGAGGAAGTAGTCCCATGCAAGTCGTTTCAGGCAGGCTGGAAAAACCTGTTGTACATTTTGAAGCCCCCGCGCGAATACATTTAGAGCCGGAACTTTCCGGGTTCATTTCCTGGTTCAATGAGTCCCGTGATGCGTCTTTTCCTGACCCCATAATTCGTGCGGCAATTACCCATTTCTGGTTTGTAACAATCCACCCGTTTGAAGATGGTAACGGTCGCATTACCCGCTTACTGACAGATCTTGCATTAGCGCAGGCTGAAAACCAGTCTGTACGATTTTACGCGATGTCTGTAAGTATACTGAAACGGCGTGCCAGTTATTACGACACACTTGAAAGAAGCCAGAAGGGAACCATGGACATAACTGACTGGGTGAAATGGTTTCTCGAAACACTTGATGACACGTTTAGTCAGGTAATGTGTGATATTGAACAACTCATATTCAAAAGCAGGTACTGGCGATCTGTTGATCAGTCTGTGTTGAATCCTGCACAAGTAAAGGTGTTGAACAAGATGCTGGATGGTGACTTTGCAGACGGGGTTAACACTACTCAATATCATCGTGTCGCGAAAGTAAGTAAACCAACCGCTACCCGTCATCTGGCTTTCCTCGTAGAACAAGGCTGTCTGGTTAAGGCTGGTGGCGGCAGAAGTACCCGATACAAATTGAGTGATAAGTTTAGCTAA
- a CDS encoding DUF2845 domain-containing protein codes for MRIRKSLFLALTFLLSTATSANGLRCGTKLVLEGESTYDVIQKCGQPDSQEDFGFIRKRDDYVKVTRYIYDMGNGKFLRLLDFHNGKLIKIADGPRQ; via the coding sequence ATGCGCATAAGAAAGAGCCTTTTTCTGGCCCTTACCTTCCTGCTTTCAACCGCGACCAGCGCAAATGGTTTGCGGTGCGGAACAAAGCTGGTACTGGAAGGAGAAAGTACCTATGACGTCATTCAGAAGTGTGGCCAGCCGGACTCGCAGGAAGATTTCGGTTTTATTCGCAAACGGGACGATTACGTCAAAGTGACCCGCTACATTTATGACATGGGTAACGGTAAATTTCTGCGCCTGCTCGATTTTCACAATGGTAAATTAATCAAAATCGCTGACGGACCGCGTCAGTAG